A stretch of the Arthrobacter sp. PAMC 25486 genome encodes the following:
- the dnaN gene encoding DNA polymerase III subunit beta gives MKFRVERDVLTEAVSWAARSLSPRPPVPVLSGLLLKAEAGTLSLASFDYEISARLQIPADISEEGTILVSGRLLADICRSLPAAPVDVETDGSKVTLTCRSSRFHLSTMPVSDYPELPALPDISGTVDGEAFAQAVSQVIIASSKDDTLPVLTGVKMEIEGDLITLLATDRYRLALREIRWNPSTPNISAGALVKAKTLSEVAKTLGSSGNINIALSDNSELIGFESGGRRTTSLLVDGDYPKIRSLFPDTTPIHATVETSALAEAVRRVSLVAERNTPVRLIFTDGQLTLDAGTGEDAQASENLEAALVGDEITVAFNPHYLSEGLSAFDSKYVRFSFTSAPKPAMLSAQDEIDSERRDEYRYLVMPVRLPNQ, from the coding sequence GTGAAGTTCCGAGTCGAACGGGATGTTCTGACCGAAGCAGTCAGCTGGGCCGCACGTTCCCTGTCACCACGCCCACCTGTTCCAGTGCTTTCAGGGTTGTTGTTGAAGGCAGAAGCCGGAACGTTGAGCCTGGCCAGTTTCGACTACGAAATTTCAGCGCGCCTGCAAATTCCTGCCGATATTTCCGAAGAGGGCACCATTTTGGTCTCGGGCCGGTTGCTTGCGGACATTTGCCGCAGTCTCCCTGCCGCACCTGTTGATGTTGAAACCGACGGCAGCAAGGTCACATTGACCTGCCGCAGCAGCCGTTTTCATTTGTCAACGATGCCTGTCAGCGACTATCCGGAACTCCCCGCACTGCCTGACATCAGTGGAACCGTCGACGGCGAAGCCTTTGCACAGGCTGTTTCCCAGGTCATCATTGCCTCGAGCAAGGACGACACTCTGCCCGTTCTCACGGGCGTAAAAATGGAGATTGAAGGCGACCTCATTACTTTGCTGGCGACCGACCGCTACCGGCTGGCGCTTCGCGAAATTCGTTGGAATCCCTCAACACCGAACATCTCAGCAGGTGCCCTGGTCAAGGCCAAAACACTGAGCGAAGTCGCCAAGACACTGGGCAGTTCAGGAAACATCAACATTGCCTTGTCCGACAACAGCGAACTCATTGGTTTTGAAAGCGGTGGACGCCGCACCACCTCATTGTTGGTCGATGGCGACTACCCCAAGATCCGCTCGCTGTTCCCGGATACCACACCCATCCATGCCACGGTTGAAACCAGTGCGCTTGCAGAAGCGGTTCGCCGTGTATCACTCGTGGCCGAACGCAACACTCCGGTCCGGCTGATCTTCACCGATGGACAGCTGACCTTGGATGCCGGAACCGGCGAAGACGCGCAGGCCTCTGAAAACCTGGAAGCCGCCCTGGTTGGCGATGAAATAACCGTCGCCTTCAATCCGCATTACTTGAGCGAAGGGCTTAGCGCCTTTGACAGCAAGTACGTCAGGTTCTCCTTCACCTCCGCACCAAAGCCTGCAATGCTCAGTGCCCAGGACGAGATCGACAGCGAACGCCGCGACGAATACCGTTACCTGGTCATGCCGGTAAGGCTGCCCAATCAGTAA